The following proteins come from a genomic window of Achromobacter sp. AONIH1:
- a CDS encoding DUF3383 domain-containing protein — MANGLPVSRLINVTINMSPLAAQGANLNTALLLGSSAVIDTGERMRSYGGIDAVAADFGITAPEYRAALLYFQQTPQPSQLYIGRWAKAATSATLRGAVLSAAEKQMSVWTAVKAGGFKLSVDGVEKTATGLDFSTATNLNGVASIIGAALAGTTVQWNGSQFVVTSTTSGASSTLGYASAPATGTDVSDMLGLSAAKASAPVAGIVAETPAAAVSLFLDRFANKFLGLTFADSLTDAQHLAVAELIEADQRHLYGVSTQAPQVLDPTNADDIASRLKALKYKYSIVQFSSASPYAVASLLGRMLTVNFNANNTTITLMYKQEPGIVAETLSSSQADTLAAKRCNVFVNYDNDTAIIQYGVTPSGIFIDSVYNAIWFRNRVQTDVYNLLYTSPTKVPQTDAGNQLIASVIEAACEAAVNNGYLAPGVWNSAGFGALKQGDPLSKGYYVYAPAIATQSQADREARKAVPFQVAAKEAGAIHTVDVLVTVNR; from the coding sequence ATGGCTAATGGATTGCCGGTATCGCGCCTGATCAACGTCACGATCAACATGTCGCCGCTGGCGGCGCAGGGCGCCAACCTCAACACCGCCCTGCTGCTGGGCTCGTCCGCCGTCATCGACACGGGCGAGCGCATGCGCTCCTATGGCGGCATCGACGCCGTCGCGGCGGACTTCGGCATCACGGCGCCGGAATACCGCGCCGCGCTGCTGTACTTCCAGCAGACGCCGCAGCCGTCGCAGCTCTACATCGGCCGCTGGGCCAAAGCCGCGACCTCGGCCACCCTGCGCGGCGCCGTGCTGTCGGCCGCCGAGAAGCAGATGTCGGTCTGGACCGCCGTCAAGGCCGGCGGCTTCAAGCTGAGCGTCGACGGCGTCGAGAAGACGGCCACGGGCCTGGACTTCTCCACGGCGACCAACCTGAACGGCGTCGCCTCCATCATCGGCGCCGCGCTGGCCGGCACCACGGTGCAATGGAACGGCTCGCAGTTCGTCGTCACGTCCACCACGTCCGGCGCCAGCTCGACGCTGGGCTACGCCTCGGCGCCCGCCACCGGCACCGACGTGTCGGACATGCTGGGCCTGAGCGCCGCCAAGGCGTCCGCGCCCGTGGCCGGCATCGTTGCCGAAACGCCCGCGGCCGCCGTCTCGCTGTTCCTGGATCGTTTCGCCAACAAGTTCCTGGGCCTGACCTTCGCCGACAGCCTGACCGACGCCCAGCACCTCGCCGTGGCCGAACTGATCGAAGCCGACCAGCGCCACCTGTACGGCGTGTCGACCCAGGCGCCGCAGGTGCTGGACCCGACCAACGCCGACGACATCGCCAGCCGCCTGAAGGCGCTGAAGTACAAGTACTCGATCGTGCAGTTCTCCAGCGCCAGCCCCTACGCCGTGGCCTCGCTGCTGGGCCGCATGCTGACGGTGAACTTCAACGCCAACAACACCACCATCACGCTGATGTACAAGCAGGAGCCCGGCATCGTCGCCGAGACCCTGAGCAGCAGCCAGGCCGACACGCTGGCGGCCAAGCGCTGCAACGTGTTCGTCAACTACGACAACGACACGGCCATCATCCAGTACGGCGTGACGCCCAGCGGCATCTTCATCGACTCGGTCTACAACGCGATCTGGTTCCGCAACCGCGTGCAGACCGACGTCTACAACCTGCTCTACACCAGCCCCACCAAGGTGCCCCAGACCGACGCCGGCAACCAGCTGATCGCCTCGGTGATCGAGGCCGCCTGCGAAGCCGCGGTCAATAACGGCTACCTGGCGCCGGGCGTGTGGAACTCGGCGGGCTTCGGCGCGCTGAAGCAGGGTGATCCGCTGTCCAAGGGCTACTACGTGTACGCCCCGGCCATTGCCACGCAGTCGCAAGCCGACCGCGAGGCGCGTAAGGCCGTTCCGTTCCAGGTCGCCGCCAAGGAAGCCGGCGCCATCCACACCGTCGACGTCCTCGTCACGGTCAATCGCTAA
- a CDS encoding phage protein, which produces MSTYSFADISASLVGPGGAISLGYGSGVADEGIAIAAKAEKSAMTVGADGEVMHTLRADKSGTVTLTYLKTSPINAQLQALYDAQSLDSRLWGKNLITVTNPSTGDVTTCRSCAFSKKPDLSYKKDGDTVKWTFDAAKIDTILGIY; this is translated from the coding sequence ATGTCTACCTATTCGTTCGCTGATATCAGCGCCAGCCTCGTCGGTCCCGGCGGCGCAATCTCGCTGGGGTATGGCTCGGGCGTGGCCGACGAGGGCATCGCCATCGCCGCCAAGGCCGAGAAAAGCGCCATGACCGTGGGCGCCGACGGCGAAGTCATGCACACCCTGCGCGCCGACAAGAGCGGCACCGTGACGCTGACCTACCTGAAGACCTCGCCGATCAACGCGCAGCTGCAGGCCCTGTACGACGCTCAGTCGCTGGACAGCCGCCTGTGGGGCAAGAACCTGATCACGGTCACCAACCCGTCGACGGGCGACGTGACCACCTGCCGCTCGTGCGCGTTCAGCAAGAAGCCGGACCTGTCCTACAAAAAGGACGGCGACACGGTGAAGTGGACCTTCGACGCGGCCAAGATCGACACGATCCTCGGCATTTACTGA
- a CDS encoding phage tail assembly chaperone gives MALEIDLNGHRYSIGKLSAKQQFHMSRRIAPIVPTLIPVFVRLAAGGKRISEDPGGMADVLQPLADGLAAMKDEDAEYVLDTCMQAVQRKQEHGWANIWSASQRVPMFQDIDLAVMLPLALRVITENLGPFIQGLLTSQTGSPEATQAG, from the coding sequence ATGGCATTGGAAATCGACCTGAACGGCCACCGGTATTCCATCGGAAAACTGAGCGCCAAGCAGCAGTTCCACATGTCGCGCCGCATCGCCCCGATCGTTCCCACGCTGATCCCCGTGTTCGTCCGCCTGGCGGCGGGCGGCAAGCGGATCAGCGAGGATCCGGGCGGCATGGCCGATGTGCTCCAACCCCTGGCCGATGGCCTGGCCGCGATGAAGGACGAGGACGCCGAGTACGTGCTCGACACCTGCATGCAGGCGGTGCAGCGCAAGCAGGAGCACGGCTGGGCCAACATCTGGTCGGCCAGCCAGCGCGTGCCGATGTTCCAGGACATCGACCTGGCCGTCATGCTGCCGCTGGCGCTGCGCGTGATCACCGAGAACCTCGGGCCTTTTATTCAAGGGCTGCTTACCAGCCAGACCGGCAGCCCCGAGGCGACACAGGCTGGCTGA
- a CDS encoding phage tail protein, which produces MTSISVPVDAGGTATFKIDKGQMDQLMSQLGQLSDQGKPSRSEKLMQALQTFVDRAHTVVSFAESRLERFENAFMAARLAGTSGRELRALEAAGQEFGLSAEAMRNGVQALYRSVRDDPEAAAALRNQGISTHDDEGNQRSTADLARALSNVLQKLDGKQANELGKQLNLDASVIEALRNPAFPAQADSAYAGLEGSKVDAAGERAHRVMTSVREVGRQLDSVFAQAFLTMADKLEPFLQNVATWLKENGTLLGTRLGEVGNFFISILSGLGPLISMFQWLDEATGGFSTQLTLALGGLLLLGGGGVIRGLFSLLSSLSKATGLTEFLGKQWTRLKDALGPMAERAGAAMRSAFSRMGNFLLSSGRAMATGIGQMAANAWARLGTFATQAGSFVANGLSAVGRAVAQTAESLWSRVTSWFGRASASLGELSGQAARVGARVGGGAALMLMPSELGDDQLELKKLQYRRANGLPLDGSADPDQDGLEGSVMQYYVKPDGPEPARTAPYPSSPTADRLSRMLNPSSIEPWQGYAPGFAGTGLLGLPGMPPAQPGVTSATVNANTTINVHGVSDPLAVGNAVANEQNRVNSDLARNTRGAME; this is translated from the coding sequence ATGACTAGTATTTCCGTGCCCGTGGATGCGGGCGGAACCGCGACCTTCAAGATAGACAAGGGGCAGATGGATCAGCTGATGTCGCAGCTGGGCCAGCTCAGCGACCAGGGCAAGCCGTCCCGGTCCGAGAAGCTGATGCAGGCGCTGCAGACGTTCGTGGACCGGGCCCATACCGTGGTCAGCTTCGCCGAGAGCCGCCTCGAACGCTTTGAAAACGCGTTCATGGCGGCGCGCCTGGCGGGCACATCGGGCAGGGAGCTGCGCGCGCTGGAGGCGGCCGGGCAGGAATTCGGCCTGTCGGCCGAAGCCATGCGCAATGGCGTGCAGGCGCTCTATCGCTCCGTGCGCGATGATCCCGAGGCCGCGGCAGCCCTGCGCAACCAAGGCATCAGCACGCATGACGACGAAGGCAATCAACGCAGCACCGCCGATCTGGCGCGAGCGCTGAGCAATGTGCTGCAGAAGCTCGATGGCAAGCAGGCGAACGAGCTGGGCAAGCAGCTCAATCTTGACGCCTCCGTGATCGAGGCGCTGCGCAACCCCGCGTTCCCGGCACAGGCCGACAGCGCGTATGCCGGCCTGGAAGGCAGCAAGGTCGACGCCGCCGGCGAACGCGCTCATCGCGTGATGACTTCCGTTCGTGAGGTCGGACGCCAGCTGGACAGTGTGTTCGCGCAGGCCTTCCTGACCATGGCCGACAAGCTTGAACCATTCCTGCAGAACGTCGCCACCTGGCTGAAGGAAAACGGCACGCTGTTGGGCACGCGCCTGGGAGAAGTCGGAAATTTCTTCATCTCCATCCTGTCCGGGCTGGGACCACTGATCTCCATGTTTCAGTGGTTGGACGAGGCGACCGGCGGATTCTCCACGCAACTTACGCTGGCGCTGGGCGGCCTGTTGCTGCTCGGTGGCGGCGGCGTGATCAGGGGACTGTTCAGCCTGCTGTCGTCCTTGTCGAAGGCAACCGGTTTGACCGAGTTCCTGGGGAAACAGTGGACGCGGTTGAAAGATGCCCTGGGTCCGATGGCGGAGCGGGCTGGAGCCGCGATGCGTTCGGCATTCTCCCGCATGGGCAACTTCCTGCTGTCGTCGGGCAGGGCGATGGCGACGGGCATCGGTCAGATGGCCGCCAATGCCTGGGCCCGGCTAGGCACGTTCGCGACGCAGGCGGGCAGCTTCGTGGCCAATGGCCTGAGCGCCGTCGGCAGGGCGGTGGCGCAGACCGCCGAGTCGCTGTGGTCCAGGGTCACATCGTGGTTTGGACGCGCGTCGGCGTCGCTGGGAGAACTGTCCGGCCAGGCCGCGCGGGTTGGCGCCCGTGTCGGCGGCGGCGCAGCGCTGATGCTGATGCCGAGCGAACTGGGAGACGATCAGCTGGAGCTGAAGAAGCTCCAGTACCGGCGCGCCAACGGCCTGCCCCTGGACGGTTCGGCCGATCCCGATCAGGACGGTCTTGAAGGCAGCGTGATGCAGTACTACGTCAAGCCAGATGGGCCGGAACCTGCGCGCACCGCGCCCTATCCGTCGTCGCCGACGGCCGACCGACTGAGTCGCATGTTGAACCCGAGCAGCATCGAACCGTGGCAAGGCTATGCGCCGGGTTTCGCGGGCACCGGCCTGCTGGGCCTGCCGGGAATGCCGCCGGCGCAACCCGGCGTCACCTCGGCAACCGTGAACGCCAACACCACCATCAACGTGCATGGCGTATCCGACCCGCTGGCCGTCGGCAACGCTGTCGCCAACGAGCAGAACCGGGTCAACAGCGACCTGGCTCGCAATACGCGAGGAGCAATGGAGTGA
- a CDS encoding phage baseplate protein has translation MNELDFQGADMVGLSSKRIGDILIQATTSESYDDTLSITSHPVESGPYGNSAISDHAYKQPLTVTLKCGWSNASYEALLGARAMDVANGKAAADDYATAIYSQLLSLQEAREPIEVVTSRRRYVNMLIESLGVEHNLASSGALFVTVKLREVIVAQTRVTSLPPYAHQQQKEKTADRQNLGTKSPKPVAAPFDGPRAST, from the coding sequence GTGAACGAGCTCGACTTCCAAGGGGCCGACATGGTCGGCCTGTCGTCCAAGCGCATCGGCGACATCCTCATCCAGGCGACCACCAGCGAGTCCTACGACGACACGCTGTCCATCACCAGCCACCCGGTCGAGTCCGGCCCCTATGGCAACTCGGCGATCAGCGACCACGCCTACAAGCAGCCGCTGACCGTGACGCTGAAGTGCGGCTGGAGCAACGCTTCCTACGAGGCGCTGCTGGGCGCCAGGGCGATGGACGTGGCCAACGGCAAGGCGGCCGCCGACGACTACGCGACCGCGATCTATTCGCAGCTGCTGAGCCTGCAGGAAGCGCGCGAGCCGATCGAGGTGGTCACCAGCCGCCGGCGCTACGTGAACATGCTCATCGAGAGCCTGGGCGTCGAGCACAACCTGGCCAGCTCGGGCGCGCTGTTCGTGACCGTCAAGCTGCGCGAGGTGATCGTGGCGCAGACCCGCGTCACCTCGCTGCCGCCCTACGCGCACCAGCAGCAGAAGGAAAAGACGGCCGACAGGCAGAACCTGGGCACGAAGTCGCCCAAGCCCGTGGCCGCGCCATTCGACGGCCCGCGGGCCTCGACCTAG
- a CDS encoding Gp138 family membrane-puncturing spike protein, translating into MNRLESLNDPEASLRAGMRGALAETWTAMPAVIVDFDPVAMTCSAQPAIRARVTAPSGGQQHMPLPLLLDCPVYFPSGGNCTLTFPVKPGDECLVVFASRCIDAWWQSGGVQDQAEMRMHDLSDGFVFVGVRSQPRVLPSVNTGATELRSDDGSTFLRLDPASQKVKIVAPGGFEVVAPVSEFSDQVLVKGLLSYVAGLVGSGGQGSAARITGALNVIGQIIANGKRVDDTHTHTAQGANAATTPPN; encoded by the coding sequence ATGAACCGACTTGAAAGCTTGAACGATCCGGAAGCCAGCTTGCGCGCCGGTATGCGCGGCGCGCTGGCTGAAACCTGGACCGCCATGCCGGCCGTGATCGTGGACTTCGATCCGGTGGCGATGACGTGCTCGGCGCAGCCCGCGATCCGCGCGCGCGTCACGGCGCCCTCGGGCGGCCAGCAGCACATGCCGCTGCCGCTGCTGCTCGATTGCCCCGTCTACTTTCCGTCGGGCGGCAATTGCACGCTGACCTTTCCGGTCAAGCCCGGCGACGAATGCCTGGTGGTGTTCGCCTCGCGCTGCATCGACGCCTGGTGGCAGTCGGGCGGCGTGCAGGACCAGGCGGAAATGCGCATGCACGACCTGTCCGACGGCTTCGTCTTCGTGGGGGTGCGCTCGCAGCCGCGCGTGCTGCCGTCGGTCAACACCGGCGCCACCGAGCTGCGCAGCGACGACGGCTCGACCTTTCTGCGACTGGATCCTGCCAGCCAGAAGGTGAAGATCGTGGCGCCGGGCGGTTTCGAGGTCGTGGCGCCGGTGTCCGAGTTCTCGGATCAGGTGCTGGTCAAGGGGCTGCTCAGCTACGTGGCCGGCCTGGTCGGCAGCGGCGGCCAGGGCAGCGCCGCGCGCATCACCGGCGCGCTCAACGTGATCGGCCAGATCATCGCCAATGGCAAGCGGGTCGACGACACCCATACCCATACCGCGCAAGGCGCCAACGCGGCCACCACGCCGCCCAACTGA
- a CDS encoding baseplate J/gp47 family protein has product MTILSTAPVIDAAGIRAPSYGEVLQYFKDQYRNIYGADTYLEADSQDGQLLAVFAMAIHDANTAAVQVYNAFSPATASGAALSSNVKINGLARGVATRSSVDLRIVGQGGTTISGGVALDGDRVQWELPASVTIPPAGEITVTALCRKVGAVAAAPGSITRIGTPTLGWQSVTNPAAATPGAPVESDAALRVRQAVSVALPSRTVLEGTVGAVASVPGVLRHVAYENDTAVADANGLPPHSIALVVDGGDAGLIASAIAAKKTPGTGTHGSTSVVVTDIYGIAHPIRFFRPIRVPVSAEIQMRALAGYTTATGQAVQRAVADYINGVAIGGGASASVEWADAISAANGVPGSGTFKITGLALRRSSGNGAPDVALAFNEAASTTPDAVKITVSG; this is encoded by the coding sequence ATGACGATACTCTCTACCGCTCCGGTGATCGACGCCGCGGGCATACGCGCACCGAGCTACGGCGAAGTGCTGCAGTACTTCAAGGACCAGTACCGCAACATCTACGGCGCGGACACCTACCTGGAGGCCGATAGCCAGGACGGCCAGCTGCTGGCCGTGTTCGCGATGGCGATCCACGACGCCAACACCGCGGCCGTCCAGGTCTACAACGCCTTCTCGCCGGCCACGGCCTCGGGCGCCGCGCTGTCCAGCAACGTCAAGATCAACGGCCTGGCGCGCGGCGTGGCCACGCGCTCGTCGGTCGATCTGCGCATCGTGGGGCAGGGCGGCACCACCATCTCCGGCGGCGTGGCGCTGGACGGCGATCGCGTGCAGTGGGAGCTGCCGGCCAGCGTCACCATCCCGCCGGCCGGCGAGATTACGGTCACCGCGCTGTGCCGCAAGGTCGGCGCCGTGGCCGCCGCGCCGGGCTCCATCACGCGCATCGGCACGCCCACGCTGGGCTGGCAGTCCGTGACCAACCCGGCCGCCGCCACGCCCGGCGCGCCCGTCGAAAGCGACGCGGCGCTGCGGGTCCGGCAAGCCGTGTCGGTGGCGCTGCCGTCGCGCACCGTGCTGGAAGGCACGGTCGGTGCGGTGGCGTCCGTGCCGGGCGTGCTGCGGCACGTCGCCTACGAGAACGACACGGCCGTCGCGGATGCCAATGGCCTGCCGCCGCACAGCATCGCGCTGGTGGTGGACGGCGGCGACGCAGGCCTGATCGCCAGCGCCATCGCCGCCAAGAAGACGCCAGGCACCGGCACGCATGGCTCGACCAGCGTGGTGGTCACCGACATCTACGGCATCGCGCATCCGATCCGCTTCTTCCGGCCCATTCGCGTGCCGGTGTCCGCCGAGATCCAGATGCGCGCGCTGGCCGGCTACACCACGGCCACGGGCCAGGCGGTGCAGCGGGCGGTGGCGGACTACATCAATGGCGTGGCCATCGGCGGCGGCGCCAGCGCGTCCGTGGAATGGGCCGACGCCATCTCGGCAGCCAATGGCGTGCCGGGCAGTGGCACCTTCAAGATCACCGGCCTGGCGCTGCGCCGGTCATCCGGCAACGGCGCGCCCGACGTGGCGCTCGCCTTCAACGAGGCGGCGTCGACCACGCCCGACGCGGTCAAGATCACGGTGAGCGGGTGA
- a CDS encoding DUF2612 domain-containing protein — translation MANADEYLGLLSAYHRPRPRFGATVAAVCGAAAAVRDLYAGMPDTFDLDLAVGAQLDTVGRWIGLGRRVATPISGVYFALDIEGLGMDQGVWQGPFDPDNGLTVLDDDTYRLLLRAKIGANHWDGTLETSAAILNQIFQGGTHVLIEDNGDMSVDIGVAGAPPSALFLALLTGGYIPLKPEGVRIKYYVLPSGEGPLFGFDVQNQYISGFDNGLWGSLFAG, via the coding sequence ATGGCCAATGCTGACGAATATCTCGGGCTGCTGTCCGCCTATCACCGCCCGCGGCCCAGGTTCGGCGCCACCGTGGCGGCGGTCTGCGGCGCGGCGGCTGCCGTGCGCGACCTGTACGCGGGCATGCCGGACACCTTCGACCTGGACCTGGCCGTCGGCGCGCAGCTGGACACCGTGGGCCGCTGGATCGGGCTGGGACGTCGCGTCGCCACGCCGATCTCCGGCGTGTACTTCGCGCTGGACATCGAGGGGCTGGGCATGGACCAGGGCGTCTGGCAGGGGCCCTTCGATCCGGACAACGGCCTGACCGTGCTGGACGACGACACCTACCGGCTGCTGCTGCGGGCCAAGATCGGCGCCAACCACTGGGACGGCACGCTGGAAACCTCGGCCGCCATCCTGAACCAGATCTTCCAGGGCGGCACCCATGTGCTGATCGAGGACAACGGCGACATGTCGGTGGACATCGGCGTGGCCGGCGCGCCGCCTTCGGCGCTGTTCCTGGCCCTGCTGACCGGCGGCTACATCCCGCTCAAACCCGAAGGCGTGCGCATCAAGTACTACGTGCTCCCTTCGGGTGAGGGGCCGCTGTTCGGTTTTGACGTGCAGAACCAATACATCTCGGGGTTCGACAACGGACTCTGGGGATCGCTGTTCGCCGGTTGA
- a CDS encoding phage tail protein gives MHKSVFQTDDDGLFLYETVANDLPLSPGAYNVPFGAYPDAPPAGGSGRWPRWTGNGWQMVEDHRATPLWVAETGESYAIGSKIKLRGGVDDLRYPGWGPLPAWLSDTAPQRPAEGAGV, from the coding sequence ATGCACAAATCCGTATTTCAAACCGACGACGACGGCCTGTTCCTCTATGAGACCGTCGCCAATGATCTGCCCCTGTCGCCCGGCGCCTACAACGTGCCCTTTGGCGCCTATCCCGATGCGCCGCCCGCAGGCGGCAGCGGCCGTTGGCCGCGCTGGACGGGCAATGGCTGGCAGATGGTCGAAGACCATCGCGCCACGCCGCTATGGGTGGCGGAAACGGGGGAGTCCTATGCGATCGGCAGCAAGATCAAGCTGCGCGGCGGTGTTGACGACCTGCGCTATCCCGGCTGGGGACCGTTGCCCGCCTGGCTGAGTGATACGGCGCCGCAGCGTCCGGCCGAGGGCGCGGGCGTCTGA
- a CDS encoding tyrosine-type recombinase/integrase gives MKPWTRRQPRRKPAPTLADALDRYLAEVSATKKGHVSEQSIARIWRATRQAIRPVDRIRSSDLTELRDEWLKDRAPATVVRRMAFLSHVYTVIRKDWGFDQLANPVQLVRRPAIDDARDRRLFDRITLRGLSEEQCPRQELDWIIQATRSSELPTILTVARETGMRRSEVVGIQREHLDLMHGVVHLPHTKNGRARDVPLTPLAREALRRWVTGKPMRGRIFAMRPGSVTRAFIRARRRARLRYEALCRHHGRRPNTAYFRDLRFHDLRHEGTSQLATVFQIHELAKVNGNVDTRMLLRYYHPHGRELAQKLARSPLGKRQLEQLRRERLEGLDALPLAA, from the coding sequence ATGAAGCCCTGGACCCGCCGACAGCCCCGCCGCAAACCCGCGCCCACCCTGGCCGATGCGCTCGATCGCTATCTGGCCGAGGTCTCAGCCACGAAGAAGGGGCACGTATCAGAGCAGTCCATAGCCCGCATCTGGCGAGCGACCCGGCAGGCGATCCGGCCGGTGGACCGGATCCGCAGCTCGGACTTGACCGAGCTGCGCGACGAATGGCTGAAGGACCGCGCGCCGGCCACCGTCGTGCGGCGCATGGCCTTCCTGTCCCACGTCTACACGGTGATCCGCAAGGATTGGGGCTTCGACCAGCTGGCGAACCCGGTTCAATTGGTGCGCAGGCCGGCGATCGACGATGCCCGCGACCGTCGACTGTTCGACCGCATCACGCTGCGCGGCCTGTCCGAAGAGCAATGCCCGCGCCAGGAACTGGACTGGATCATCCAGGCCACCCGCTCCAGCGAGCTGCCCACCATCCTGACGGTGGCCCGGGAAACCGGCATGCGCCGCTCGGAAGTGGTCGGCATCCAGCGCGAGCACCTGGACCTGATGCATGGCGTGGTCCACCTGCCCCACACCAAGAACGGCCGCGCGCGCGACGTGCCGCTGACCCCGCTAGCGCGCGAGGCGCTACGCCGCTGGGTCACCGGCAAGCCGATGCGCGGGCGCATCTTCGCGATGCGTCCGGGCTCCGTCACGCGCGCCTTCATCCGCGCGCGACGCCGCGCCCGCCTGCGCTACGAAGCGCTGTGCCGTCATCACGGACGGCGTCCCAACACGGCCTATTTCCGCGATCTGCGCTTTCACGATCTGCGGCACGAAGGCACCTCACAGCTGGCCACGGTGTTCCAGATCCACGAGCTGGCCAAGGTCAACGGCAACGTCGACACCCGCATGCTGCTGCGCTACTACCATCCGCATGGACGCGAGCTGGCGCAGAAGCTGGCGCGCAGTCCGCTGGGCAAGCGCCAGCTGGAACAGCTGCGCCGCGAACGACTCGAAGGGCTGGACGCTCTTCCGCTCGCCGCCTAG
- a CDS encoding sensor domain-containing diguanylate cyclase yields the protein MTDGESLVSARARPPRRYSMRTGLLLLVFACIFPALVVASLAVYESYVIQKERIFRDKIFLARNLTAILDRELTAVEAGMQMLASSPDLVAGDLPAFHQRARDAVRFQIADSYVLTDRAGRQVLNTLVPYGTSLPMSRVPRDLDRVFESRAPVLSGLFTGAVSGSPRIALGVPVLRGEDVIYSLNVGLSPERIGAVLGRRSLPEGWVAAVLDSSGTIVARTRDTAKFVGQKAVPALARAVQDESEGSLETLTKEGTPVYTAFSRSALSGWTVAAGAPMTLVTTDLYRSIAWIALGTLAAFGLGLWLALKLASRLTSAVQGLVGPALALGEGRPVEVPRTHVKEAVEVGTALQQASRMLAHAQHLAHYDPLTGLCNRVLFGELVLRELAVAQRSGASFAILAIDLDGFKAVNDMHGHAAGDTVLKEAADRMANAIRVSDVAARLGGDEFAILLLAGNRESAQAVAEALVESLSLPYANVKVAVSASVGIAVYPQSGTTMLQLLERADVALYQAKGLGKRRVASDV from the coding sequence ATGACCGACGGCGAGAGCTTGGTCAGCGCGCGGGCACGCCCGCCACGCCGGTACTCCATGCGCACCGGTCTGCTGCTGCTGGTGTTCGCCTGTATTTTCCCGGCGCTCGTGGTGGCCTCGTTGGCGGTGTACGAGAGCTACGTCATCCAGAAAGAGCGCATATTCCGCGACAAGATATTCCTGGCCCGCAATCTCACCGCGATTCTTGATCGCGAGTTGACGGCGGTCGAGGCTGGCATGCAGATGTTGGCGTCTTCGCCCGATCTGGTGGCGGGCGACCTGCCCGCGTTCCATCAGCGCGCCCGCGATGCGGTGCGCTTCCAGATCGCCGACAGTTACGTGCTGACCGACAGGGCGGGCCGGCAGGTCCTCAATACCCTGGTTCCCTACGGCACGTCGCTGCCGATGAGTCGGGTGCCGCGCGATCTGGACCGTGTGTTCGAGTCACGCGCGCCGGTGCTGAGTGGCCTGTTCACCGGCGCGGTCAGCGGCAGTCCCAGGATCGCGCTGGGCGTGCCCGTGCTGCGCGGCGAGGACGTGATCTACAGCCTGAACGTAGGCCTGTCGCCGGAGCGCATCGGTGCGGTGCTGGGCCGCCGCTCCTTGCCCGAAGGCTGGGTGGCCGCGGTGCTGGACAGTTCCGGCACGATCGTCGCGCGCACGCGCGATACGGCCAAGTTCGTGGGGCAGAAGGCAGTGCCGGCCTTGGCGCGCGCCGTCCAGGACGAGAGCGAGGGTTCGCTGGAGACCCTGACCAAGGAAGGCACGCCGGTCTACACGGCCTTCAGCCGTTCCGCCTTGTCGGGATGGACCGTCGCGGCCGGCGCGCCCATGACCCTGGTGACCACGGATCTCTATCGTTCGATCGCCTGGATCGCGCTCGGCACGCTGGCGGCCTTCGGGCTGGGCTTGTGGCTGGCCTTGAAACTCGCCAGCCGCCTGACGTCGGCCGTGCAGGGACTGGTCGGGCCGGCGCTGGCGCTCGGGGAAGGGCGGCCGGTGGAGGTGCCGCGCACCCATGTGAAGGAAGCGGTGGAAGTGGGGACAGCCTTGCAGCAGGCCTCGCGGATGTTGGCCCATGCTCAGCATCTGGCGCACTACGACCCACTGACCGGCTTGTGCAACCGCGTGCTGTTCGGCGAACTGGTGCTGCGTGAATTGGCCGTGGCGCAACGCAGCGGCGCTTCGTTCGCGATCCTGGCGATCGACCTGGACGGTTTCAAGGCCGTGAACGACATGCACGGGCACGCCGCCGGCGATACCGTGCTGAAAGAGGCCGCCGACCGGATGGCCAATGCCATTCGCGTCTCTGACGTGGCGGCGCGGCTGGGCGGCGATGAGTTCGCCATTCTGTTGCTGGCGGGCAACCGGGAAAGCGCCCAGGCCGTGGCCGAGGCGCTGGTGGAAAGCCTGTCGCTGCCCTATGCCAACGTCAAGGTCGCGGTGTCGGCCAGTGTGGGCATCGCCGTCTATCCGCAATCGGGCACGACCATGCTGCAGCTGCTCGAGCGCGCCGATGTGGCCTTGTACCAGGCCAAGGGGCTGGGCAAGCGCCGGGTCGCATCCGACGTGTGA